A stretch of the Thiomicrorhabdus indica genome encodes the following:
- the argF gene encoding ornithine carbamoyltransferase: MTVRHFLTLKDLNRDELTTILKRGIELKKMQKSGEIFEPLKNQTLAMIFEKSSTRTRISFETGMTQLGGHALFLSPRDTQLGRGEPIEDSARVISSMVDGIMIRTFDHETVETMAKYSNVPIINALTDDYHPCQLLADMQTYYEHRGSIEGKTVTWIGDGNNMCHSYMNAASQYGFKLNIACPENYDPLDRIMKENADHCEIIRNPLEAAKNSDLIVTDVWASMGQEDEQRLREIAFADYQVNKAVMDAANPDALFMHCLPAHRGEEVTADVIDAPDSVVWDEAENRLHAQKALLEFLMAK, encoded by the coding sequence ATGACTGTAAGACATTTTTTAACGCTTAAAGACCTGAATCGCGATGAGTTAACGACCATCTTAAAGCGAGGCATTGAACTCAAAAAAATGCAGAAATCCGGTGAAATTTTTGAACCTTTAAAAAATCAAACACTGGCAATGATCTTTGAAAAATCCTCGACTCGTACTCGTATTTCCTTTGAAACAGGGATGACGCAGTTAGGAGGCCATGCATTGTTTTTATCACCACGAGACACCCAACTAGGGCGAGGTGAACCGATTGAAGATAGCGCGCGCGTTATTTCTAGCATGGTCGATGGCATCATGATTCGTACCTTTGACCATGAAACCGTTGAAACCATGGCAAAGTATTCAAACGTGCCGATAATCAATGCTCTAACAGATGATTATCATCCATGTCAGTTATTGGCGGATATGCAGACCTACTATGAGCACCGAGGTAGCATTGAAGGCAAAACCGTGACGTGGATTGGTGATGGCAATAATATGTGCCACTCTTATATGAATGCCGCATCACAATACGGCTTTAAGCTTAATATTGCCTGTCCTGAAAACTATGATCCGCTAGATCGCATTATGAAAGAGAATGCCGACCACTGTGAAATCATTCGAAACCCACTAGAAGCCGCTAAAAACAGTGACTTAATTGTGACGGATGTATGGGCAAGTATGGGACAAGAAGACGAACAACGTTTAAGAGAAATCGCCTTTGCAGATTACCAAGTCAACAAAGCGGTAATGGATGCTGCAAATCCAGATGCACTCTTTATGCATTGTTTACCGGCTCACCGAGGTGAAGAAGTTACCGCCGATGTAATTGATGCACCAGACAGTGTGGTGTGGGATGAAGCCGAAAACCGGCTCCATGCACAAAAAGCACTACTTGAGTTCTTAATGGCAAAGTAA
- a CDS encoding zinc-finger domain-containing protein: MASNSTNSKKVYEVTHKDLPLHCPTPEMSQWNSHPKVYLPIEKTGKAKCPYCGAEYILTDFDPNAPASH; this comes from the coding sequence ATGGCATCAAACTCAACCAATAGCAAAAAGGTGTATGAGGTCACGCATAAGGATTTACCTTTGCATTGCCCAACCCCTGAAATGAGTCAGTGGAACTCGCATCCAAAAGTCTATTTGCCGATTGAAAAAACAGGTAAAGCGAAGTGTCCATATTGTGGTGCGGAGTATATCCTGACGGATTTTGATCCAAATGCACCGGCTAGTCATTAA
- a CDS encoding Ig-like domain-containing protein — protein MINKLKLYIGLLVISMLTLQGCGGPTEEDGVNADGVTGSACVSEEGLSFCISDSVTAQETTSISSGSHLNGTVQLSSLEGFSNKIITVDSSVGTVSQSPIKTDANGIARFSVLPPEGLTSGASVGTITLQSETGESASLNFEFVFSAESVEGGSVEFVGTSKDIISLKGVGGIGYGETAVVTFRVVDTDGNAVEDEEVFFSLESELGGLTLSRNISISDVNGEVSTTVNSGTVPGSVVVKASLSRDGSRSTFSSNLTITTGIPDQNSFSLTAVDLSPDGAWMLDGVTTQLNIRLADQFNNPVPDKTSVYFTAEGGKIDASCQTVNSGCSVTWESQEYRPDDHRVTILAYAVGHETFYDSNSNGLYDEGEIFDDLPNAFRDDDENGRYSQTASGFLSKDEKYFDYDETGSFTGDLDGDVIRDGVFTGLDEDSDGQPNGNGQYDGVTCDHDSCTSSLTYVFNNITLIMPQDNPAVHLYQVTDTTNFESCLNNNGKLDTSICLNVNGQALNLQGTTTFWAMIEDGAVLCEDSNGARFALPTNSRFEYDSCSRVIHSSTATGSTIDVDNGGIGEVLEKPTYPIPNTNTYTQFSFRIKPSDENTEVEEGVLKVSVTTKGGLGFASVDLTDPADAIAP, from the coding sequence ATGATAAATAAATTGAAACTCTATATTGGCCTGTTGGTTATTTCTATGCTAACTCTGCAAGGTTGTGGAGGGCCTACAGAGGAGGATGGCGTAAATGCTGATGGCGTTACGGGTAGTGCTTGTGTAAGCGAGGAGGGCTTAAGCTTCTGTATTTCAGATTCTGTAACGGCTCAAGAGACAACATCGATTTCTTCTGGCAGTCATTTAAATGGAACTGTTCAGTTATCTTCTTTAGAAGGGTTTTCTAACAAAATAATCACTGTCGATTCATCTGTCGGAACCGTAAGCCAATCACCAATTAAAACCGACGCTAATGGAATAGCCCGTTTTTCAGTGTTACCTCCTGAGGGTTTAACTTCTGGTGCAAGTGTCGGCACAATCACTCTTCAATCAGAAACTGGTGAGAGTGCGTCATTAAATTTTGAGTTTGTATTTTCTGCAGAATCAGTTGAAGGTGGCTCTGTTGAATTTGTTGGTACCAGTAAAGATATTATTTCTTTAAAAGGTGTTGGGGGGATAGGTTATGGTGAAACTGCAGTAGTGACCTTTAGAGTTGTTGATACAGATGGAAATGCTGTTGAAGATGAGGAAGTTTTTTTCTCATTGGAGTCTGAATTGGGAGGTTTGACACTTTCGAGAAACATTTCTATTTCAGATGTAAATGGAGAGGTTTCAACCACTGTTAATTCTGGTACAGTGCCTGGGTCAGTGGTTGTAAAAGCCAGTTTATCAAGGGACGGAAGTAGAAGTACTTTTTCAAGTAACTTAACTATTACTACAGGTATTCCAGACCAAAATAGTTTCTCTTTGACTGCAGTTGATTTATCACCAGATGGTGCTTGGATGCTTGATGGTGTGACGACGCAGTTGAATATTCGTTTGGCAGACCAATTCAACAACCCTGTACCAGATAAAACTTCTGTTTACTTTACTGCAGAAGGTGGAAAAATCGATGCAAGTTGTCAGACAGTAAATAGTGGCTGTTCTGTTACTTGGGAAAGTCAAGAGTATCGCCCAGATGATCATCGTGTAACAATTCTTGCCTATGCGGTTGGCCATGAAACTTTTTATGATTCGAACAGCAATGGTTTGTATGATGAAGGAGAGATTTTTGATGATTTACCGAATGCTTTTCGTGATGACGATGAAAATGGGCGTTACAGTCAAACGGCAAGTGGTTTTTTAAGTAAAGATGAAAAGTATTTTGACTATGACGAAACAGGTTCTTTTACAGGTGATTTAGATGGTGATGTAATTCGAGATGGTGTATTTACAGGTTTGGATGAAGATAGTGATGGACAACCAAATGGAAATGGTCAGTATGACGGAGTTACCTGCGATCATGATTCTTGTACTTCGTCTCTGACTTATGTGTTTAATAATATTACTTTAATAATGCCTCAAGATAACCCAGCTGTTCATTTGTATCAGGTCACAGATACTACAAATTTTGAGAGTTGTCTGAATAACAATGGAAAACTTGATACAAGTATCTGTTTGAATGTTAATGGTCAGGCTTTAAATCTACAAGGGACAACAACTTTCTGGGCTATGATTGAAGATGGTGCCGTCTTGTGTGAAGATTCAAATGGAGCAAGATTTGCTTTGCCGACTAATTCAAGATTTGAATATGATTCATGTTCAAGAGTCATCCACTCTTCAACTGCAACAGGTAGTACTATCGATGTTGATAATGGGGGAATTGGAGAAGTTTTGGAAAAGCCTACTTACCCTATTCCTAATACGAATACTTACACTCAATTTTCATTTAGAATTAAACCAAGCGATGAAAATACTGAAGTGGAAGAAGGTGTTCTAAAAGTTAGTGTAACAACAAAGGGCGGTTTAGGGTTTGCATCAGTTGATTTAACAGATCCTGCGGATGCGATTGCTCCATAG
- a CDS encoding D-sedoheptulose-7-phosphate isomerase: MSLNFTKIAEEHQLAIDSVIEQQDKIEQATGQIIHALKNNKKVLWCGNGGSAAEAQHMAAELMVRYVKNRQPLASLALTNDTSILTAHPNDYEFETVFSRQVQGLGQIGDILIGMTTSGKSQNVLQAFRVAKEKGIFTIALVGQNSKQIEADSDLVITVKSNKTARIQEGHTFINHLICELLDLAFD, translated from the coding sequence ATGTCGTTAAATTTTACGAAAATTGCCGAAGAACATCAATTGGCTATCGATTCGGTTATTGAACAACAAGATAAAATCGAACAAGCCACTGGACAGATTATCCATGCACTCAAAAATAACAAGAAAGTCTTATGGTGCGGTAATGGAGGCAGTGCAGCAGAAGCACAACACATGGCTGCAGAGTTGATGGTGAGATATGTAAAAAACCGCCAACCTTTGGCTTCGCTTGCACTGACCAACGACACCTCGATTTTAACCGCCCACCCCAATGATTACGAATTTGAAACAGTGTTTTCAAGGCAGGTTCAGGGGCTTGGACAAATCGGGGATATATTAATCGGTATGACGACTTCTGGTAAAAGCCAAAATGTACTTCAAGCTTTTCGGGTAGCTAAAGAAAAAGGGATTTTTACGATTGCGCTGGTAGGTCAAAACAGCAAACAGATAGAAGCCGATAGCGATTTAGTCATTACAGTCAAAAGTAATAAAACTGCTCGTATTCAAGAAGGCCACACATTTATTAACCATTTGATATGTGAGCTGTTAGATTTGGCATTCGACTAG
- a CDS encoding aspartate aminotransferase family protein produces MSDHLMNTYARLPVQFKKGKGAILKDKQGINYLDALSGIAVCSLGHSHPAISEAICKQSQKILHTSNLYQIGKQRKLAEKLFKLSGMERVFFCNSGAEANETAIKIARKFANDQGITHPKIIVMENSFHGRTLATLSATGNDKVHAGFSPLVEGFVRVPFDNVEAIKDLQDDKDIVAILVEPIQGEGGVHVPQKGYLKSLREICDQNNWLLMCDEIQTGIGRTGKWFAHQHCDITPDVMTLAKALGNGVPIGACLAAGKAANVLAPGNHGTTFGGNPLACAAALAVIDVLTIHNHIDLVAKKGDILLQRFKDELEGIEGVVDIRGRGYMIGIQLNRNCGDLVIQALEKRLLINVTRGDTVRLLPTFVMSQEQTDELVTTLTQLIKDFLKA; encoded by the coding sequence ATGTCAGACCATTTAATGAACACTTATGCGCGCCTACCTGTGCAATTCAAGAAAGGTAAAGGTGCTATCTTGAAAGACAAGCAAGGTATCAACTACCTTGATGCTCTAAGCGGAATTGCTGTTTGTAGCCTAGGGCACTCTCACCCAGCCATTAGTGAAGCAATTTGTAAACAGAGCCAGAAGATCTTACATACATCCAACCTTTATCAAATTGGAAAACAGCGAAAGCTTGCAGAAAAGCTTTTCAAGCTTTCAGGTATGGAACGTGTATTCTTTTGCAACTCTGGGGCTGAAGCCAATGAAACCGCGATTAAAATTGCGCGTAAATTCGCCAATGACCAAGGGATCACTCACCCCAAAATCATTGTTATGGAAAACAGTTTTCATGGCCGAACGCTCGCAACACTCTCTGCAACTGGCAACGATAAAGTTCATGCAGGCTTCTCCCCTTTAGTGGAAGGATTTGTACGTGTGCCATTCGACAATGTCGAGGCTATTAAAGACCTTCAAGATGATAAAGATATTGTCGCGATTTTAGTTGAACCGATTCAAGGTGAAGGCGGTGTTCATGTTCCTCAAAAGGGTTACTTAAAATCCTTACGTGAAATTTGCGATCAAAACAACTGGTTGTTAATGTGTGATGAAATTCAAACGGGTATTGGGCGAACTGGTAAATGGTTTGCACATCAGCATTGTGATATTACCCCTGATGTAATGACACTTGCCAAAGCACTAGGCAATGGCGTTCCAATTGGTGCTTGTTTAGCAGCAGGAAAAGCGGCCAATGTTTTAGCACCAGGAAATCATGGCACCACATTTGGCGGCAACCCTCTAGCTTGCGCAGCAGCACTTGCGGTCATTGATGTATTAACCATTCACAACCATATTGACCTTGTCGCAAAAAAAGGTGACATACTACTGCAACGATTCAAGGATGAACTTGAAGGCATTGAAGGCGTTGTTGATATTCGTGGTCGTGGTTACATGATTGGAATTCAACTTAACCGTAACTGTGGTGATTTGGTTATTCAAGCACTAGAAAAACGCCTACTAATCAATGTCACACGAGGTGATACCGTCCGCTTATTACCAACATTTGTTATGAGCCAAGAGCAAACAGATGAACTGGTAACGACTTTAACTCAATTAATTAAGGACTTTCTTAAAGCTTAA
- the hldE gene encoding bifunctional D-glycero-beta-D-manno-heptose-7-phosphate kinase/D-glycero-beta-D-manno-heptose 1-phosphate adenylyltransferase HldE — MLDFSNARILVIGDVMLDQYWSGPSERVSPEAPVPVVKIKNDEVRLGGAANVALNLKALGAQVEIAGVIGKDSAGEELTNALNQYGISTHFYLGSTPTIRKLRILSRHQQLLRMDFEETLPPEDSLIFTTQTLPLLKNFDLVLISDYGKGCLNEVQRLIQKSNELQIKTFIDPKGDCYEKYRGATLIKPNQSEFCQITGSFNDENDFDIKAAHLIEKLKIEHLLVTRSEHGMALFGKTNTPYKIATRAQDVYDVTGAGDTVIATLAAAFANGKNLQESVNLANMAAGIVVAKVGTATASIAELNDQFSQSQRHQGYVSPSKEQLKELVEQAQQQGQKVVFTNGCFDILHSGHVRYLDEAAKQGDKLIIAVNTDESVQTLKGPSRPIIPLENRMELLASLSFVDWVVPFSEETPRDLICYLQPDVLVKGGDYQPHEIAGCDCVWENGGEVKILSFWDGFSTSNIVERIQTSLDDNRSSQNNAKGDA, encoded by the coding sequence ATGCTCGATTTTTCAAACGCTAGGATTTTAGTCATTGGAGACGTCATGCTTGACCAATATTGGTCTGGCCCAAGTGAGCGCGTTTCCCCAGAAGCGCCTGTTCCAGTGGTAAAAATTAAAAACGATGAAGTTCGCTTAGGAGGTGCTGCAAACGTCGCCTTAAACTTGAAAGCTTTGGGGGCTCAGGTTGAAATCGCAGGCGTTATTGGAAAAGATAGTGCTGGTGAAGAATTAACCAATGCACTGAATCAGTATGGAATTTCAACTCACTTTTATCTTGGCAGTACTCCAACCATTCGTAAATTGCGCATATTGAGCCGGCATCAACAACTACTGCGCATGGACTTTGAAGAAACACTCCCACCGGAAGATAGCCTAATCTTTACAACTCAAACCCTGCCCTTGCTTAAGAACTTTGATCTCGTGTTAATTTCCGACTACGGCAAAGGATGTCTAAATGAAGTTCAAAGACTCATTCAAAAATCGAATGAACTTCAAATTAAAACCTTTATCGACCCGAAAGGTGATTGCTACGAGAAATACCGTGGAGCAACCTTAATCAAACCGAATCAGTCTGAATTTTGCCAAATCACAGGCAGCTTCAATGATGAAAATGACTTTGACATCAAAGCAGCACACCTCATCGAGAAACTAAAAATTGAACACCTTTTAGTCACCCGAAGTGAGCATGGCATGGCACTGTTCGGTAAAACCAATACACCTTACAAAATCGCGACTCGCGCTCAAGACGTCTATGATGTCACTGGTGCCGGAGATACCGTGATTGCTACCTTAGCAGCTGCTTTTGCAAACGGAAAAAACCTCCAAGAATCTGTAAATTTGGCCAATATGGCCGCCGGCATTGTCGTCGCTAAAGTCGGAACTGCAACGGCATCCATAGCAGAACTGAATGACCAATTTTCTCAATCGCAACGTCATCAAGGCTATGTCTCTCCTTCCAAAGAGCAGCTTAAGGAATTGGTTGAGCAGGCACAACAGCAGGGACAAAAAGTGGTCTTTACCAATGGTTGCTTTGATATCTTGCACTCTGGACATGTTCGCTATTTAGATGAGGCAGCCAAACAAGGAGACAAACTGATTATCGCCGTCAACACTGATGAGTCGGTGCAAACCCTTAAAGGTCCATCGCGTCCAATTATTCCTTTAGAAAACCGTATGGAACTTCTCGCGTCTTTGAGTTTTGTCGATTGGGTTGTGCCATTTTCAGAAGAAACGCCACGTGACCTGATTTGCTACTTACAACCCGATGTTTTAGTGAAAGGTGGCGACTATCAACCGCATGAAATTGCTGGCTGTGATTGTGTATGGGAAAATGGTGGAGAGGTGAAAATTTTAAGCTTTTGGGACGGTTTTTCCACCAGCAATATTGTTGAACGCATTCAAACTAGCTTGGATGACAATCGCTCAAGTCAAAATAATGCTAAAGGTGATGCATAA
- a CDS encoding lysophospholipid acyltransferase family protein: MTTDPTFDKRFLTPKYWGIWLGIGCLKLLSWLPYSAKFATGRLIGRLMYRIARKRRKIAEKNLEIAFPEKTPAQRQRLCKQHFESLGMSFSEMALVWYGDHKTNHANAFERSLVEFTGREHLESALSKDKGVLLLSPHFTTLELTGLFLSFLTHYHAVYRPHNNPLMDYLIAKGRSIQFDNGETVEPVANSNTRKMLKILKSGEAMTLLPDQKYRAKGTVQVPLFSKNCPSNPATSKIAKLTQCLVVPLFTRRIQTDQGVRYQVEFLPALENFPSGDDIADTARLHRLYETAIRMTPEQYLWVHNRWDLKL; the protein is encoded by the coding sequence ATGACGACAGATCCAACTTTTGACAAACGCTTTTTAACGCCCAAATATTGGGGAATATGGCTGGGCATCGGTTGTTTGAAACTACTTAGCTGGCTTCCCTATTCAGCCAAATTCGCCACCGGCCGGTTAATTGGGCGTTTAATGTATCGAATTGCCCGAAAAAGACGCAAAATTGCTGAGAAAAATCTTGAAATCGCTTTTCCAGAAAAAACGCCTGCTCAGCGCCAACGGCTTTGCAAACAACATTTTGAATCACTCGGCATGAGTTTTTCCGAAATGGCATTAGTTTGGTACGGTGACCACAAAACAAACCATGCAAATGCCTTTGAAAGATCACTTGTGGAATTCACCGGCCGGGAACATTTGGAATCCGCACTGTCTAAAGACAAAGGGGTTTTGTTACTTTCGCCGCACTTTACCACGCTTGAACTGACCGGATTATTCCTTTCCTTCTTGACCCATTATCATGCTGTCTACCGCCCTCATAACAACCCTTTGATGGATTATTTAATTGCCAAAGGTCGCAGCATTCAATTTGATAATGGTGAAACCGTGGAACCGGTTGCCAATTCAAACACTCGAAAAATGCTCAAAATATTGAAATCAGGTGAAGCCATGACCCTTCTGCCCGATCAAAAATATCGTGCGAAAGGCACTGTTCAAGTGCCTCTTTTTAGCAAAAATTGTCCAAGTAATCCGGCAACCTCCAAAATCGCAAAACTGACTCAATGTTTGGTCGTCCCACTGTTTACACGCAGAATTCAAACCGATCAGGGAGTTCGCTATCAAGTCGAATTTTTACCGGCACTCGAAAACTTTCCAAGCGGTGATGACATTGCAGATACTGCAAGACTTCATCGACTCTATGAAACCGCGATACGCATGACTCCAGAACAATATCTCTGGGTCCACAATCGCTGGGATTTAAAACTTTAG
- the recR gene encoding recombination mediator RecR, with the protein MQSPLILELIESLKVLPGVGGKSAQRMAYYLLERDQSGAKHLATTILAALENIGHCQTCRTLTELEVCPICSDDRRDDTVVCVVETPADILSFESSGVFKGKYHVLMGHLSPIDGIGPEELGLDVLENRLHEGVVNELIIATNPTVEGEVTAHYLQQIAKQNAVKVTRLAQGIPFGAELEYLDPGTLTQAFLYRKEVDE; encoded by the coding sequence GTGCAAAGTCCATTAATTCTCGAACTCATAGAGTCATTAAAAGTTTTGCCAGGTGTTGGCGGTAAGTCTGCCCAGCGCATGGCCTATTACCTGCTTGAACGAGATCAGTCGGGTGCAAAGCATTTGGCGACAACCATTTTAGCGGCTTTGGAAAACATTGGACATTGTCAAACGTGCCGGACTTTAACGGAGTTAGAGGTTTGTCCGATTTGTTCGGATGACCGGCGCGATGATACGGTTGTTTGTGTTGTAGAGACCCCGGCGGATATTTTAAGTTTTGAATCTTCTGGCGTTTTTAAAGGAAAATATCATGTGTTAATGGGGCATTTATCTCCAATTGATGGGATTGGCCCTGAAGAGTTGGGCTTGGATGTTTTGGAAAATCGTTTGCATGAAGGTGTAGTGAACGAGCTGATTATTGCAACAAACCCGACGGTGGAAGGTGAAGTCACTGCACATTACCTCCAGCAGATAGCAAAACAGAATGCTGTCAAAGTTACTCGATTGGCGCAAGGCATACCATTTGGCGCAGAGCTGGAGTACCTCGATCCCGGTACTTTAACCCAAGCGTTTTTGTATCGAAAAGAGGTGGATGAATAA
- a CDS encoding YbaB/EbfC family nucleoid-associated protein: protein MFGGKGGIGNLMKQAQEMQENMQKAQQEIAEMEVEGQAGGGMVKVIMTGKHELVKVEIDDSIMDDKEMLEDLFAAAVNSASRRVEDVTQEKMGGLTSGMNLPAGMKMPF from the coding sequence ATGTTTGGTGGAAAAGGTGGTATTGGAAATCTAATGAAGCAAGCGCAAGAGATGCAAGAGAATATGCAAAAAGCGCAACAGGAAATTGCTGAGATGGAAGTCGAAGGTCAAGCCGGTGGTGGCATGGTAAAAGTTATCATGACAGGAAAGCATGAGTTGGTGAAAGTTGAAATTGACGATTCTATTATGGATGACAAAGAGATGCTGGAAGATCTTTTTGCCGCAGCGGTGAACAGTGCTTCGCGTCGGGTTGAAGATGTCACTCAAGAGAAAATGGGTGGTTTAACATCTGGTATGAATTTACCGGCCGGTATGAAAATGCCCTTCTAA
- a CDS encoding branched-chain amino acid transaminase yields the protein MQTMSDRDGLIWLDGEMVPWRDAKVHVLTHTLHYGLGVFEGVRAYEAEQGTSIFRLDAHTDRLFNSAKIMNMSMPYDKDMINEAQRAAVRENDLKSAYIRPMVFYGSEGMGLRADNLKTHVMVAAWEWGAYMGEENLTKGIKIATSSYTRHHVNVTMTKAKSNGQYMNSMLALQEATSNGCDEALLLDVDGYVAEGSGENFFMVKEGVLYTPELTCCLDGITRKTIMQLAKENGIEVREKRITRDEVYICDEAFFTGTAAEVTPIRMLDNRPIGEGSRGPITEKLQSQYFDIVHGRSPQHMEWLTNVAG from the coding sequence ATGCAAACTATGTCGGATAGAGATGGCCTGATTTGGTTAGACGGTGAAATGGTTCCTTGGCGGGATGCAAAGGTTCATGTTTTGACACACACTTTACACTATGGCCTGGGAGTCTTTGAGGGCGTTCGAGCCTATGAAGCAGAACAGGGAACGTCGATTTTCCGTCTTGACGCACATACTGATCGTCTGTTTAATTCTGCAAAAATCATGAATATGTCGATGCCTTATGATAAAGACATGATTAATGAGGCGCAACGCGCAGCCGTTCGAGAAAATGATCTAAAATCAGCTTATATCCGTCCAATGGTGTTTTATGGCTCAGAAGGAATGGGCTTACGTGCTGATAATCTGAAAACACATGTCATGGTTGCTGCATGGGAATGGGGCGCTTATATGGGTGAGGAGAATTTGACTAAAGGCATTAAAATTGCCACTTCTTCTTACACGCGTCACCATGTGAATGTCACCATGACGAAAGCCAAGTCGAATGGTCAATATATGAATTCGATGTTGGCACTTCAAGAAGCGACGTCAAATGGTTGTGATGAAGCCTTGCTGTTGGATGTAGATGGATATGTTGCTGAAGGCTCTGGTGAAAACTTCTTTATGGTGAAGGAAGGTGTTCTGTACACTCCTGAGCTGACTTGTTGTTTGGACGGAATTACTCGTAAAACCATTATGCAGCTTGCGAAAGAAAATGGCATTGAAGTGCGTGAAAAGCGTATTACACGTGACGAAGTGTATATTTGTGACGAAGCTTTCTTTACCGGTACGGCTGCAGAAGTGACGCCGATTCGTATGTTAGATAATCGTCCAATCGGGGAAGGTTCTCGAGGCCCAATTACTGAAAAGCTGCAATCACAGTATTTTGATATTGTTCATGGTCGCTCACCACAGCACATGGAATGGCTGACTAACGTTGCTGGTTAA